The segment TAGTTTAGTATCTGTAGCACAAGATGAAACGCCTGTTGATTCATTGAAAATGCCAAATGATCAAATTGTGATAAATATTTTATCGAACACTTGGCTAAATTCCCCGTCAGATATTACACTTATGCCTGTTTCAATTGGTACTGAGGTATATACTATGACTCCGATAATTGGAAAAAATTCTGCTTTAAGTTTAGCTATAGGTTGCGGGGTTGGAGCAACAAATGTTCACCATAATGCATTACCTTATGATAGTTTAGGAGTAACTTATTTTAGGCAAATACCTGGTGGTTATGAGTATATAAAGAATAAATTTACTGCTGCTTATATAGATATCCCAATCGAGGTTCGTTTTAGAACAAAACCTAATATTAAGAAAAGGAACTTTAAAGTAGCATTAGGTGGTAAATTCGGTTATATGATTTCAAATTATATTAAATATAGTGGAGATGATTTTAGAGTATCGTCTAAAAAGTTTGTGAAGTTTAAAGAATATAATATGTCAAATACTCTCCCTTATAGATATGGTATATTTCTTAGAATAGGTTATGGTAAAATAAACGGAATTGTTAATTATACTTTAAGTTCACTTTTCGAAAAAAATAAAGGTCCCGATGTGATTCCTGTATCATTCGGCCTTTCATTTACAATTTTATAATTTTTTTCAAACTAAGCCTTTTCTCATACTTTAAGCTTTTAGGTTTTTATACTTTTGTAAGATAATTTTATTTAAATCTTATGAAAAATATTTTAATTCTTGGTGCTGGTTTTTCAGCTGGTGTTATGATTAAATATTTGCTTAATAAAGCAAAAGAAAATAGCTGGAACATTACTGTTGGAGATATTTCAAAAGAAATTGCAGAAAAGAAAGTTGCCGGAAATCCTCTTGGAAGAGCAATTTTATTCGATATTAAAAACGAAAATCAAAAAATAGAAGAAATATCAAAAGCAGATTTAGTTATTTCTTTTCTTCCTGCTTTTATGCATCCAATTGTTGCTAAAGAGTGTGTAAAACAGGGTAAGCATATGGTTACAGCTTCATATGTTTCTAATGATATGAAAAATTTAGACAGTGAAGCCCGTTCAAAAGGATTAGCATTACTGAATGAATTAGGTGTTGACCCCGGTATTGATCATATGTCGGCTATGAGAGTAATAGATAAAATTAAAAACGAAGGTGGTAAATTACTTGCGTTTTCATCAAATACAGGTGGCTTAATTGCACCCGAATATGATAATAATCCATGGAATTATAAATTTACATGGAATCCAAGAAATGTTGTTGTTGCAGGGCAGGGAGTTGCAAAGTATATCGAAAAAGGAACCTTAAAATATATTCCATATACTCAGTTATTCCGTAGAATATACAGAACAAGTGTATTAAATATGGGAGAGTTTGATGTTTATGCCAACCGCGATTCGCTAGGTTATAGAGAGGTTTATGGTTTACAGAACATTCCTACTATTTTCAGAGGAACAATGCGTCGTCCTGGTTATTGCCAGGCATGGGATGTTTTTGTTCAGCTTGGTGCAACCGATGATACTTATCAATTAGAGAATGTAGATAAAATGACATACCGTGATTTTATAAACCTCTTTTTACAATACGATGAGAAATTATCTGTGGAAGAAAAATTGTGCAAGCTTTTGGATGTAGATCCAAAATCAGAAACAATGAAAAAATTGTTATGGTTAGGTATTTTTGAAAAAAAACTAATAGGATTAAAAGAAGCTACGCCAGCTCAGGTATTACAGCATTTACTTGAACCTAAATGGGTACTTTCTCCCGAAGACAAAGATTTAATTGTGATGCAACATAAGTTTGAATATGAACTTAATGGCAAACGTAAAGAAATTACTTCATCACTTGTTGTTATAGGAAAAGATTCAACCGATACAGCTATGGCTATTACTGTTGGAATGCCTGTAGCTATTGCAGCAGAAATGTTATTGAAAGGTCAGATAAAAGTTACAGGAGTTCATGTTCCGGTAATTCCAGAATTGTATAATCCGATTTTAGATGAACTTGAGAAATACGGTATTAAATTTATTGACGAGGAAAGGGATTTGTAAGATTTATTATAACAAAAGTGAGTCATCTTGAGGAATTCGAATGATAGACTCATTTTTTATTAGTTTGTGTTAAGTATACTTGGTCAATTAAGTTAATTAATATCACAGAGGTTTAGCAGTTTTATTTAAACTAAAATCTTTAGATAAACTTACTGATATGCTTTTTTCTAGACCCATTTGTTTTCCATTATAATTTCTATATACAGGAATATCATATAAGATTGAAATGTTCCATTTTCCTCCAATGGCATACATTATTCTTGGAGAAACCAAAACTATCTGGCCACCGGTTCTGTCATTCAGTTCTAACATAACGTTATCTGTCTGGAGTATTTTATCGACACCTCTCAATTCATTTCTAACTTCCAAAACGGCAAAACATCTTTTAAAAAGTTGATTAGAAATAAATAATGAGTTAGATAATAACCAACCATACTGATAATCTTTATTTAAAAAATTATATTCAATTCGGTTGTTTGTAAATAATCTTCGATTATGTTTTGGGAAATTTTTTGTGATAAAAAAGTTTGCCGATATCCCATATGAATGAGTTGATGGTTGAAGATCCTTAGATAATTCTACATTTGGATGGTTTATATCGTGGGAGTTTTCATTTGAGAAAGGAAATTTTAAACCACCACTCAATGTAACTTCAATCTCTTTTGGTATACTTTTATATGGGCAGTACTTAAACGATATATTTCCAGTACCAATACCCCTTCCCAATTCAACATAATCAAAATCTTTTAATTCTCTTTTTTTATCAATAAAATAACCTGTTTCAAATTCAACTGAAACTCTTTTGGCTAATCCGTATCCTATAGATAAACTTGTAAAATCAAGACGAGTATATTTATAAATTCCATACTCAGTTAATTTTTTAGTACCCTCATAATAATAAAGGTTTTGACTATGTCGGTAAAATGAATTTATCCTTAATGAATTTTTTTCTAAAATACCAACATAAATAGAAGCACTTACTGGGCTACCGGCAGAACAGCATTGTGAATAAATATTTGAATTAAGAGAAAAAAATAAAAAAAATATAAGAATAAATCTATCTAACATGTACACTAATTGATTTTTCTGCATTGTTTCCATGTTTGTCAATAACCTTACATGTAATAATAAATTTTGCAGAATGGCAAACTGTCCATTTTGCATTACCATTTCCTAAATCAACAAATGAACCCCAACTTAAACTAGTTCCATTCTGAACATCAGACCATTCATACTTTAATTCATCCCCTTTTGCAACAGCTGTTAAATCAATAAAAGCATTAACTAATAGCGTTGTATCATTTGAAGAAAGACTTACAAATTCCAATGGAGTTTGAATTCCACTATCATCTTTGGATGCTTTTTTGCAAGAAGCTGCAAAAACTGAAATTATTATTAAAAGAAAAAATATTTTTTTCATATTGTCGATTTTATGTTTTATAACCAAAAATACAACATTTTTTGCTTGAATTTACAATTAAGTCTGTTTTTTTGACAAAAAGGTTGCAAGTGTAGACTAAATAAATGCTATTTTAAATCCATTCTTTTATCCAGTTTTCTGCAATTTTCAGAGTGTTTTGCAAGTCGTTATTTAGAAGTGTTTTATCAAAATGACCTGAGAAATTCATTTCCAATCCTGCTTTATTTATTCTTTTAATTATAGATTCTTCGTCATCAGTTGACCTTGCTCTTAGCCTTTCTTCAAGAATCTGAAGGCTTGGCGGACTAATAAATATTGATAAAGCATTATCACCGAATACTCTTTTCAGATTCATTCCACCTTTTACATCTACATCAAAAACAACTACATTACCTTTTGTCCATATACGATGAATTTCTGAACGTAAAGTTCCGTAATAACAATTTTCATAAACTTCTTCCCATTCAATAAAATCTTGATTATTTATTTTATCCCTAAATTCATCTGCAGAAATATAGAAATAATCTTTACCATGAATTTCATTACCTCTTATTTTGCGGCTTGTAGCCGAAATACTGAATTCAAGTTGAGGAAAAATATTTAATAAATGTTTTACAACTGTCGTTTTTCCAGCTCCTGAAGGTGCCGAGAATATTATTACTTTTCCAACCATTAAAGTATGTTTAATAATTGTTCTTTAACTTTTTCCAGTTCATCTTTCATTTGAATAACTATTTGTTGAATTTCTGAATGATTTGCTTTAGATCCAAGGGTATTAATTTCTCGTCCGATTTCCTGACAGATAAAACCTAGTTTTCTTCCTGAATTTTCTTCTTTACAGGTTTCTATAAAATATTTACAATGGTTGTTAAGTCTAACTTTTTCTTCAGTAAAATCCATTTTTTCAAGATAATATATCAGTTCTTGTTCAAACCTGTTTTTATCAAAATTTTCTTTAGTTAAAAGCTCATTTAAATTTAGATTTAACCTGTTTCTAACTGTTTCGATTCTTTGAGGCTCAAATTTTTCAACTTGATTATGTAGTGCTTCAATATTGTAAATTCTTTGTAAAAGTTCTTTTTCTAATACTTCTCCTTCAGTTTTTCTGAATATTATCAATTGATGAATTGCATTGTTTATTGTTTCCTGCACAATACTCCACTCATTTTCATCCAATTCATTGTTTGGTTGTAAAAGCACATCTGGAAGTCTTGTTATGATGCTTGCCCAATCGGTATTTTGATCAGGGAAAAGTTCTTGTTGTATCGGTTTTAACTGGTTATAATAATTCGCAAAAACATCCTTATTTACAGAAACCGGTTTTTCAATTTGTTTTGATTCCAGATAAACCGATAATTCAATTTTTCCGCGTTCAAGCTTTTTTACAATTTCATTTCTGATTTCAGTTTCTTTTTCTCGGTAGGTTGAAGGTATTTTTAAGTACACATCAGCCTGTTTGCTATTTAAAGATTTTATTTCAGCTGAGATTTTTTTACCGGCATTCTCACTTATTGCTTTCCCAAAGCCGGTCATTGATTTTAACATAAAATTATGTGTTTTTAATGAATCATTGTAATAGTTAAAACTTCGTTTTGTTGAGGTCTTACCTGTACTATTGAAGTTTTTGAATAACTTAATCCACCAATATTATTATTAAAAGCCAAGACATAGTAATTCCCATAATTTATATAACCAAAATATGCGGTATTTCCTGTTCCGGTATATAATCTGTAAATGGCAAGATCATTATTTGAAGCAGCTAAATCGGCTGTTATATCATCACGTGAAGCATATAAAAATACGTCTGTATTAGATGCGTTTACAACTTGATTAGATGGATTTAAATATTTTACATATACAGTTAATTTTCCTGTCATTCCGGAAGTATCGTATGTAAGTATCTGCTGCTGATCAGGTATTGTGTCTTTTGTTTTTTTGCATCCTGAACTAATTGAATATACAAATAACAAAATTCCAATAAAGTAGATTATGTTTTTCATTTTTGAATATTTTCAGATTCAAAGATATACTAATTTAAAAAATGAACCAATATTAAACATGAAATTTGACGATATCATAAATTTAAAATTATTTACATTAATTCTAAATAATAATTGTTTTTTTTTGTAACTTTGGTAATAATTATTTTAAATGAATATTCTAAGTACTATTTCAAACAGACATAGCCCACGTTCATTTGATAAAAAGAATGTGGAGAAAGAAAAAATTGAACTTTTAATTGAAGCTGCCAGATGGGCTCCATCTGCTTTTAATAATCAGCCATGGCGTTTTTTTATTGCAATTAAAAGCGAAAATGAAGAATTTTACAATAAAGCAATAGATTGTCTTACAGATTTTAATAAGCTTTGGGCTAGATCTGCTCCTGTTCTTATTTTAACAGTAGTTAAAACTACATATGATCACAATAATAATGTTAACAAATATGCATTTCATGATTTAGGCTTAGCTATTGGAAATATGATGAATCAGGCAACTGATATGAACTTATTTATGCATCAGATGGCAGGGGTAAAGTTTGATAAAATGAAAGAATTATTAAACTTGCCTGAAAATCATGAACCTGTTTCTGTTATTGCAATAGGATATATAGGAAAAATTGAAGATCTTCCTGTTGAAATACAGAAAGTCGAAAACGAAAAAAAACGGATTCGAAAATCCTTTGAAGAAATATTAAAATATTCACCTTTAAACTAGTTTGTTATGGCATTTGATAAAATGGATAAAAATGGAAAGGATTATACAAATGGTGAAATTGTAGTAACATGGACACCACGGCTATGCGATCATTCCGGGGTTTGTATAAGTGAGTTGCCTGATGTTTTTAATAGTATTAAAAGACCATGGATTATTATGGATGGGGCTCCTTCGTTAGCAATACAAAGAGTTGTTGATCTCTGTCCCACAAGAGCCTTAACATGGAAAAAAGTCGAAAAAACAGAAGTAGCTGTTGAAAAAGACAAGGAAAAGGAAACCGAAATTGCATTAATGAAGAATGGGCAGATTCGTATTTCTGGAAATTTTAAACTAATTGATGAGAATGGTAATATAATCTCATGTGCTGATAAGGTTTCACTTTGCAGGTGCGCGAAATCAAAAAGGTTACCATTTTGTGATGGTAGTCACAGGCATTAAACTAAGCTGTTTTCTTTAGTTTATTTTTTATAACAGTTATTATTATTGGTAGTACTGAAACTATTACAATGCCTATAGCTACAAGTTCTATATTGTTTTTTACCCAAGGAATAGTGCCTAAAAAGTAACCTGCAAAAGTCAAACTGCAAATCCAAACAGCACCTCCTAATATATCATATGAAAGGAATCTTCTATATTTCATTTCAGCAATACCAGCAACAAATGGAGCAAAGGTTCTTACTATTGGAACAAATCGGGCCATAATTATTGTTTTTGTGCCATATTTTTCGTAAAAAGTATGTGTTTTATCAAGATATTTCTGCTTTACAATAAATCTTCCTCTGAATTTTATTTTCATCACTTTTAGTCCAAGAGTTTTTCCAATCCAGTAATTCGAGTTATCGCCTAATACTGCTGCAAAAAATAGCAAAACAATAAGGTATACAATATTAAGCAGTGGCTCGCCTGTAACTTTATCAAGTTGGTTTGCAAATAATCCGGCTGTAAACAATAGTGAATCTCCTGGTAGAAATGGCATTGCTACGATTCCTGTTTCAATAAAAATAACAAGGAACAGAATTAAGTAAATATAAGTTTGGTATGTATTAATTAGCCATTCAAAATCTAAATCTAAAATATGTTTGAAAAGTTCCATAATGTATTTTTTTGCCAAAGATATATATTGTTTTGTTTTAAAAAAGAAGAGGATTACAATAAATGCATAGATTATATTAATAACAAAATACAGAAATAAAGATTTTGTTAAAAACCTGAATTTCTGTTAATAACTAATAAAACTCAATCTTAGCTTGATTTTTTGAGTTAAATATATAATAATCTATATTCTAGTATTATTTATTTAAATCTAGAATAGTAAAGGTTTTTATATTAAACTAACAAATTGTGAATAACTCATGTTAATGAGTTGTTTATTTAAACAATATAAAATGCTTGCATTTGGAGTTGTTACTATTGTATATTTGTATCATCAGGTGAGCGATAAAAGGTTAACCTGCCAAAGTAAGGGAAATGCAGAGTTGCTCTGTAAAAGGTTCAATAAAACATTTCCGGGTTCTTTCAAGCAATTGAAAAATTGTAACAAGGCTCGCAGTTAATGAGCCGAATCGCAAATAAAGTTAAAGCTTTAGAAGCGAAGATAA is part of the Bacteroidia bacterium genome and harbors:
- a CDS encoding saccharopine dehydrogenase NADP-binding domain-containing protein; this encodes MKNILILGAGFSAGVMIKYLLNKAKENSWNITVGDISKEIAEKKVAGNPLGRAILFDIKNENQKIEEISKADLVISFLPAFMHPIVAKECVKQGKHMVTASYVSNDMKNLDSEARSKGLALLNELGVDPGIDHMSAMRVIDKIKNEGGKLLAFSSNTGGLIAPEYDNNPWNYKFTWNPRNVVVAGQGVAKYIEKGTLKYIPYTQLFRRIYRTSVLNMGEFDVYANRDSLGYREVYGLQNIPTIFRGTMRRPGYCQAWDVFVQLGATDDTYQLENVDKMTYRDFINLFLQYDEKLSVEEKLCKLLDVDPKSETMKKLLWLGIFEKKLIGLKEATPAQVLQHLLEPKWVLSPEDKDLIVMQHKFEYELNGKRKEITSSLVVIGKDSTDTAMAITVGMPVAIAAEMLLKGQIKVTGVHVPVIPELYNPILDELEKYGIKFIDEERDL
- a CDS encoding VTT domain-containing protein; the encoded protein is MELFKHILDLDFEWLINTYQTYIYLILFLVIFIETGIVAMPFLPGDSLLFTAGLFANQLDKVTGEPLLNIVYLIVLLFFAAVLGDNSNYWIGKTLGLKVMKIKFRGRFIVKQKYLDKTHTFYEKYGTKTIIMARFVPIVRTFAPFVAGIAEMKYRRFLSYDILGGAVWICSLTFAGYFLGTIPWVKNNIELVAIGIVIVSVLPIIITVIKNKLKKTA
- a CDS encoding (4Fe-4S)-binding protein encodes the protein MAFDKMDKNGKDYTNGEIVVTWTPRLCDHSGVCISELPDVFNSIKRPWIIMDGAPSLAIQRVVDLCPTRALTWKKVEKTEVAVEKDKEKETEIALMKNGQIRISGNFKLIDENGNIISCADKVSLCRCAKSKRLPFCDGSHRH
- the gmk gene encoding guanylate kinase, with product MVGKVIIFSAPSGAGKTTVVKHLLNIFPQLEFSISATSRKIRGNEIHGKDYFYISADEFRDKINNQDFIEWEEVYENCYYGTLRSEIHRIWTKGNVVVFDVDVKGGMNLKRVFGDNALSIFISPPSLQILEERLRARSTDDEESIIKRINKAGLEMNFSGHFDKTLLNNDLQNTLKIAENWIKEWI
- a CDS encoding nitroreductase family protein, whose amino-acid sequence is MNILSTISNRHSPRSFDKKNVEKEKIELLIEAARWAPSAFNNQPWRFFIAIKSENEEFYNKAIDCLTDFNKLWARSAPVLILTVVKTTYDHNNNVNKYAFHDLGLAIGNMMNQATDMNLFMHQMAGVKFDKMKELLNLPENHEPVSVIAIGYIGKIEDLPVEIQKVENEKKRIRKSFEEILKYSPLN
- a CDS encoding outer membrane beta-barrel protein, which gives rise to MKKIIFVLISLVFFVSLVSVAQDETPVDSLKMPNDQIVINILSNTWLNSPSDITLMPVSIGTEVYTMTPIIGKNSALSLAIGCGVGATNVHHNALPYDSLGVTYFRQIPGGYEYIKNKFTAAYIDIPIEVRFRTKPNIKKRNFKVALGGKFGYMISNYIKYSGDDFRVSSKKFVKFKEYNMSNTLPYRYGIFLRIGYGKINGIVNYTLSSLFEKNKGPDVIPVSFGLSFTIL
- a CDS encoding YicC family protein, encoding MLKSMTGFGKAISENAGKKISAEIKSLNSKQADVYLKIPSTYREKETEIRNEIVKKLERGKIELSVYLESKQIEKPVSVNKDVFANYYNQLKPIQQELFPDQNTDWASIITRLPDVLLQPNNELDENEWSIVQETINNAIHQLIIFRKTEGEVLEKELLQRIYNIEALHNQVEKFEPQRIETVRNRLNLNLNELLTKENFDKNRFEQELIYYLEKMDFTEEKVRLNNHCKYFIETCKEENSGRKLGFICQEIGREINTLGSKANHSEIQQIVIQMKDELEKVKEQLLNIL